The following coding sequences are from one Eucalyptus grandis isolate ANBG69807.140 chromosome 11, ASM1654582v1, whole genome shotgun sequence window:
- the LOC104425518 gene encoding UPF0481 protein At3g47200, with translation MASDSVKAQQNEHTIKVWEANKDRLESMHRRISEPPKLLSRAAGKTGCCIFRVPKSLADINGRAYEPRIVSIGPYHRGEPHLRMIEEHKWRYLGMVLERTRPMGLGLEDYMRTVAPLVGSSRECYSEAIPLDDDEFIEMMVVDAFFMIELFRKVSRLVPHERDDPLFRVAWILPFFYQDFLRLENQIPYFVLERLFEMSMVSPEESKRSLAELALEFFNNIMQRPDGVIAACSDLKGTHLLDLVRSSFIPRDRPELEEPPRGTRAFTHLIQSVPELIRAGFKLRRIGEEGESFLVVRFRDGVLEMPTIMIDDFTSPFLLNCVAYEQCHDSSSNHITAYATLLDCLVNTDRDVEYLCYQRIMENYFGTNGEVARFINNLGKDVAFDIDRCYLSGVFNSVHEYYSNSWRVQWAFFKSWLFLSSLGASVLLLLTMAQTFFTVYGYFRPPK, from the coding sequence ATGGCTAGCGATTCCGTCAAAGCTCAACAGAATGAGCACACGATCAAGGTCTGGGAGGCCAACAAGGACCGACTGGAATCCATGCACCGGCGAATCTCCGAACCCCCGAAGCTGTTGAGTAGAGCCGCCGGGAAGACCGGTTGCTGCATCTTCCGGGTCCCGAAGAGCCTGGCCGATATCAACGGCCGGGCGTACGAGCCCCGCATCGTCTCGATCGGTCCGTACCATCGTGGCGAGCCGCACCTCCGGATGATCGAGGAGCACAAGTGGCGGTACCTCGGGATGGTGCTGGAGCGCACCCGCCCCATGGGCCTCGGTCTCGAGGACTACATGCGGACCGTGGCGCCCCTGGTCGGGAGCTCCCGCGAGTGCTACTCCGAGGCCATACCCCTGGACGACGACGAGTTCATCGAGATGATGGTGGTCGACGCATTCTTCATGATTGAGCTGTTCCGCAAGGTCAGCCGGCTTGTCCCACACGAGCGGGACGATCCGCTCTTCAGGGTGGCCTGGATTCTGCCCTTCTTCTATCAGGACTTCCTCAGGCTCGAGAACCAGATCCCCTACTTCGTGCTTGAGCGATTGTTCGAGATGTCGATGGTGTCCCCTGAGGAATCGAAAAGGTCGCTGGCCGAGCTCGCGCTCGAGTTCTTCAATAACATCATGCAGAGGCCCGACGGCGTGATTGCCGCGTGCAGCGATCTTAAGGGGACACACCTGCTGGACCTGGTCCGGTCAAGCTTCATCCCAAGAGACCGGCCTGAGCTGGAGGAGCCGCCGAGGGGAACAAGGGCCTTCACCCATTTGATCCAGAGCGTGCCAGAGCTCATCCGTGCCGGGTTCAAGCTGCGGCGTATCGGGGAGGAGGGCGAGAGCTTCCTGGTGGTGAGGTTCAGGGACGGGGTTCTGGAGATGCCGACAATCATGATCGACGACTTCACGAGCCCGTTCCTTCTCAACTGTGTGGCTTACGAGCAGTGCCACGACAGCTCGTCCAACCACATCACCGCCTACGCCACCCTCCTCGACTGCCTCGTCAACACGGACAGGGACGTCGAGTACCTCTGCTACCAGCGCATCATGGAGAACTACTTCGGGACCAATGGCGAGGTCGCACGGTTCATCAATAACCTCGGCAAGGACGTGGCCTTCGACATCGACCGGTGCTACCTGTCCGGGGTCTTCAACAGCGTGCACGAATACTACAGCAACAGCTGGCGCGTGCAGTGGGCGTTCTTCAAGTCATGGCTGTTCCTCTCGTCCCTCGGCGCGTCCGTCCTGTTGCTGCTGACGATGGCGCAGACCTTCTTTACCGTCTACGGTTATTTCCGTCCCCCTAAGTGA
- the LOC104425517 gene encoding LOW QUALITY PROTEIN: DEAD-box ATP-dependent RNA helicase 37 (The sequence of the model RefSeq protein was modified relative to this genomic sequence to represent the inferred CDS: deleted 2 bases in 1 codon), giving the protein MTTSWADSVAASEEEAVAAAPAPAAAASAKFSSDQASQPRPTRRTYVPPHLRSRPQSSVSCSAPPSAAVPAVNDRSGYGGPPAGSWSTGGFRPDAGRSGGGHVPAGGRNGRGGGRDRGRDREVNPFADKDGLEQGIVGQENAAINFDAYEDIPVEATGNNVPPPAATFADIDLGEALNLNIQRCKYVKPTPIQRHAIPISLAGRDLMACAQTGSGKTAAFCFPIISGIMRGRYVQRPRGRTAYPLALILSPTRELSIQIHEEARKFSYQTGVKVVVAYGGAPINQQLRELERGVDILVATPGRLVDFLERARVSLQIIKYLALDEADRMLDMGFEPQIRKIVEQTGMPPCGLRQTMLFSATFPKEIQRLASDFLSNYIYLTVGRVGSSTDLIVQRVELVRESDKRSHLMDLLHAQRENGFHGKQALTLVFVETKRGADSLENWLYTNGFPATSIHGDRSQQERELALRSFKSGRTPILVATDVAARGLDIPHVAHVINFDLPNDIDDYVHRIGRTGRAGNTGLATAFFNENSSSLARPLAELMQEANQEVPAWLTHYASRSHGGGRSRRSGGSRFGGRDFRREGSFNRGTDYYGGGYNSTGRGVSAGYGGYGVYGTGVTSAWE; this is encoded by the exons ATGACAACTTCGTGGGCTGATTCTGTTGCTGCTTCGGAGGAGGAGGCAGTGGCGGCGGCGCCAGCGCCAGCAGCGGCGGCGTCGGCTAAGTTTTCCTCTGATCAAGCTAGCCAGCCGCGTCCGACGAGGAGGACGTACGTCCCTCCCCACCTCCGCAGTAGGCCGCAGTCCTCCGTT TCCTGCTCCGCTCCGCCGAGTGCTGCTGTGCCTGCTGTAAATGACCGTAGTGGTTATGGCGGGCCTCCTGCTGGGTCCTGGTCGACCGGTGGGTTTAGACCTGATGCTGGGCGCAGCGGTGGTGGTCATGTTCCTGCTGGTGGTCGGAATGGAAGAGGTGGAGGACGGGACCGCGGAAGAGATCGCGAGGTGAATCCTTTTGCTGACAAGGATGGACTCGAGCAGGGGATTGTCGGGCAAGAGAACGCTGCGATCAATTTCGACGCTTATGAGGACATTCCTGTGGAGGCCACTGGGAATAACGTGCCCCCTCCTGCGGCTACCTTTGCAGATATAGACTTAGGGGAAGCGttgaatttgaatattcagAGGTGCAAGTATGTGAAGCCGACGCCAATTCAGCGTCATGCAATTCCGATTTCTCTCGCGGGACGCGATCTGATGGCTTGTGCTCAGACTGGGTCTGGGAAGACTGCTGCTTTCTGCTTTCCAATAATTAGTGGAATTATGCGAGGGCGCTATGTGCAGAGACCACGCGGAAGAACTGCGTATCCTCTTGCTCTGATTCTTTCCCCTACTAGGGAGCTCTCTATTCAG ATACATGAGGAAGCAAGGAAGTTTTCATATCAAACTGGTGTCAAGGTTGTAGTTGCTTATGGAGGGGCACCAATCAATCAACAG TTACGCGAACTTGAAAGGGGAGTTGATATTCTAGTTGCAACTCCAGGAAGATTGGTTGATTTTCTTGAAAGAGCCCGAGTATCTCTGCAGATAATTAAGTATTTGGCTCTTGATGAGGCAGATCGAATGTTAGATATGGGTTTTGAACCTCAGATAAGGAAAATTGTGGAGCAGACAGGAATGCCTCCATGTGGTTTGAGGCAGACAATGCTATTTAGTGCCACTTTCCCAAAAGAGATTCAG AGGCTAGCTTCTGATTTCCTTTCAAACTACATATACTTGACTGTTGGAAGGGTCGGTTCTAGTACTGATTTGATTGTTCAAAGAGTTGAGCTTGTCCGTGAGTCTGACAAAAGGAGCCATCTTATGGATCTTCTCCATGCACAAAGAGAAAATGGGTTTCATGGAAAG CAAGCTTTGACTTTGGTTTTTGTGGAGACAAAGAGGGGAGCAGATTCCTTAGAAAACTGGTTATATACAAACGGGTTTCCTGCTACTAGCATCCATGGGGATAGATCACAGCAA GAAAGAGAACTGGCATTGCGATCATTCAAGAGTGGAAGAACTCCAATTCTAGTTGCAACCGATGTTGCAGCGCGTGGTCTTGACATCCCTCACGTTGCCCATGTGATCAACTTTGATCTTCCCAATGATATTGATGATTATGTTCACCGGATAGGACGGACAGGGCGAGCTGGCAACACAGGACTAGCAACAGCCTTCTTTAATGAGAACAGCTCATCGCTGGCAAGGCCACTAGCTGAATTGATGCAAGAGGCAAATCAGGAAGTGCCTGCTTGGCTCACACACTACGCATCAAGGTCACATGGCGGTGGCAGAAGTAGGCGATCCGGAGGGAGTCGATTTGGTGGGCGTGATTTCAGACGGGAAGGCTCATTCAACAGAGGTACGGATTACTATGGTGGAGGTTATAATAGCACTGGACGTGGTGTTTCTGCTGGTTATGGTGGGTATGGAGTGTATGGTACAGGGGTCACCAGCGCTTGGGAGTAG